The Arachis hypogaea cultivar Tifrunner chromosome 19, arahy.Tifrunner.gnm2.J5K5, whole genome shotgun sequence genome has a window encoding:
- the LOC112776480 gene encoding mitochondrial intermembrane space import and assembly protein 40 homolog, translated as MGLAQSAEAAAHVTQTQTQTSTQTSTSNNSNSTSLDSVLAEAAAYGNNDDTEESIEAKAQRALECPCIADLRTGPCGFQFSEAFLCFLKSTAEEKGSDCVSPFVALQSCIKANPNAFSKDVLGEDESEKSEPTQEYKILPPQWSREPQSPKSRL; from the exons ATGGGTCTAGCTCAAAGCGCCGAAGCTGCGGCACACGTCACCCAAACCCAAACCCAAACCTCAACCCAGACCTCAACCtcgaacaattctaattccaCTTCCCTCGATTCCGTTCTTGCAG AAGCTGCGGCATATGGAAACAACGATGACACTGAAGAG TCTATTGAGGCAAAGGCTCAGAGAGCTCTAGAATGTCCTTGCATTGCTGACTTGCGAACTGGTCCCTGCGGCTTCCAGTTCTCGGAGGCGTTTCTCTGTTTTCTAAAGAGCACTGCTGAAGAAAAG GGCTCAGACTGCGTAAGTCCATTTGTCGCCCTGCAGAGCTGCATCAAGGCCAATCCAAATGCATTTTCTAAAGATGTTCTAGGTGAAGATGAAAGTGAGAAGTCTGAACCAACACAGGAATATAAGATACTTCCTCCACAATGGTCTAGGGAGCCACAAAGTCCAAAATCCAGGCTTTAA